CGGCCTCCACGGCCTGGATCAACCGAAGATGGCCTTTTCGTGAATGGACGGGCCTGGGTCCGCCCCTGAGGTCTTGGGAGCGGCAGGGGGCGATAATTTTGTCCATGGCTTCGAGAATATCCACAAGAATCGGGTTGCCCGTGGCCCGGGCCAGTTCAAGGTGGAATTCGGCATCGGCTGGGCCGTCGTCCCGGCCGCTCATGGTCAGCATTTCCTGTTCACAGACAAGTATCTTGAGCCGGGCTATGTGTTCTGGGCAGGCTCGCCTGGCCGCCAGTTCGGCGACGGCAGGTTCCAACACCAATCGGGCCTCCTGAATGTGTTCCAGGGTCCGGCGGCGGGAAAGTAGCTCCGGGGAAAGCAGGACCTCAAGCGATCTGGGTCGGGCCAGAACATAGGTCCCATCTCTTGGTTTGCTACGGAGCAGTCCCCGTTCGCCTAGGGTACGTATCGCCTCACGAAGGCTGTTCCTGGAAATCCGAAATCGTCGGGCCAGTTCCCTCTCCGAGGGCAGCCTATCCCCAGGAGCCATTTCCGGCCCGTCCAGCAAGGAGGTCAAGAGATCGAGAGCTTGGGTTCGTCCGTTCATATCCAAATTGGTAGGACCAAATAAATTGGTAGGACCAATAGGCTGAGTTCGACAGATGGTCAAGCTCGCGCGGCAGTCAGTTTTGGATTTGAAGTGAATCGAGAAAGGCAGCCAAAACCGGCACGTCGGCCTCGGCCCAGTCAAGGCTCCTCAGGCTTTTGGGTTCAAGCCAGGCCAGACGAGCATGTTCCCGGGGTTCGGGACATCCGTTGGCAATTACGCAGACGAAAGGATGCAGGGTGATGATGAAATCGGGATAGCAATGGGTGGAAAGGGGCAGGGCGTGGACAATACGGGCTTCGACGCCCAGTTCCTCTTGCAATTCCCGTATCAGGCAGGCCTCGGGAGTTTCTCCGTGTTCGATCTTGCCGCCGGGAAATTCCCATTTGAGGGCCATGGCCATGGCCGGACTCCGCTGGGCCGCCAGGACGAGGCC
Above is a genomic segment from Deltaproteobacteria bacterium containing:
- a CDS encoding FadR family transcriptional regulator; translated protein: MNGRTQALDLLTSLLDGPEMAPGDRLPSERELARRFRISRNSLREAIRTLGERGLLRSKPRDGTYVLARPRSLEVLLSPELLSRRRTLEHIQEARLVLEPAVAELAARRACPEHIARLKILVCEQEMLTMSGRDDGPADAEFHLELARATGNPILVDILEAMDKIIAPCRSQDLRGGPRPVHSRKGHLRLIQAVEAGRPDLARQAMADHLMLMMNEMDLNLLRRADKESPS
- a CDS encoding (deoxy)nucleoside triphosphate pyrophosphohydrolase produces the protein MNPYVEVACAIIQESGLVLAAQRSPAMAMALKWEFPGGKIEHGETPEACLIRELQEELGVEARIVHALPLSTHCYPDFIITLHPFVCVIANGCPEPREHARLAWLEPKSLRSLDWAEADVPVLAAFLDSLQIQN